The genomic window CGCCCGCAAGTCCCTCACCGTCCTCGAGGCTGCCGCCGGGGCGGTCCTCGCCGCCCGCCGCCCCGCGGCCCTCGCCCCGGACGACGACGGCGCCCCGGACGCCGACGGGGCGCAGGACCCGCAGGCGCCCCGCGCCGTCCCCGCCATCACCCTCGCGGACGTCGAGCAGGCCGCCGACGTCGCCGCCGTCCGCTACGACCGGCAGGGGGACCAGCACTACGACGTCGTCTCGGCCTTCATCAAGTCCATGCGCGGCTCCGACCCCGACGCCACCCTCCACTACCTCGCCCGCATGATGGCCGCGGGGGAGGACCCCCGCTACATCGCCCGCCGCATCACCATCCACGCCGCCGAGGACGTCGGTCTCGCCGACCCCGCCGTCCTCCAGACCGCCGTCGCCGCCCAGCAGGCCGTCGCCCTCATCGGCATGCCCGAGGCCCAGCTGGTCCTGGCCGAGGCCGCCCTCGCCGTCGCCACCGCGCCCAAGTCCAACGCCGTCACCACCGCCATCGGCGCCGCCATGAAGGACGTCGCCGCCGGCCGTGGGGGAGCGGTCCCGCCCCACCTGCGCGACGCCCACTACGCCGGCGCCGAGAAGCTCGGCCACGGCACTGACTACCTCTACCCCCACGACTTCCCCCACGCCGTCGTCGCCCAGCAGTACCTCCCCGACGAGCTCGACGGCGCCCGCTACTACGAGCCCACCGCCAACGGATTCGAGAAGCAGATCTCGGCCCGCCTCGACGCGGTGCGCCGGATCACGGAGCAGCAGTGAGCCATCCCGCCCCCACCAGCCCGAGCGACCCCGGGGCCGCCGAGCCGGACGGAGTCCGGGACCCCACCGGCCGCGGCCGCCTCACGACCTCCCTCCTCGTCCTCGTCACGGGCCTGGCCGCCGGCTTCCTCTCCGGCCTCTTCGGCGTCGGC from Actinomyces radicidentis includes these protein-coding regions:
- a CDS encoding replication-associated recombination protein A, which translates into the protein MDLFEAAGTDDVGLPVDAHAPLAVRMRPRTLDEVLGQSHLLAPGSPLRRLVEPARPGAGRGAGVSSVVLWGPPGTGKTTLAYLVARGSGRRFVELSAVTAGVKDVRAVVEDARRRLAASGEETVLFVDEVHRFSRSQQDALLPSVENRWVTLVAATTENPSFSVVSPLLSRSLLLTLHPLAADDVRALIDRAVTDERGLAGAVTIDEDAREQVIRMAGSDARKSLTVLEAAAGAVLAARRPAALAPDDDGAPDADGAQDPQAPRAVPAITLADVEQAADVAAVRYDRQGDQHYDVVSAFIKSMRGSDPDATLHYLARMMAAGEDPRYIARRITIHAAEDVGLADPAVLQTAVAAQQAVALIGMPEAQLVLAEAALAVATAPKSNAVTTAIGAAMKDVAAGRGGAVPPHLRDAHYAGAEKLGHGTDYLYPHDFPHAVVAQQYLPDELDGARYYEPTANGFEKQISARLDAVRRITEQQ